A region from the Malus domestica chromosome 07, GDT2T_hap1 genome encodes:
- the LOC114821829 gene encoding uncharacterized protein translates to MLGLTKQLHQNEGKQSKPRVPAAVHPRGAELDRARVKRSDPGPAALALSVAPEYHPTWAEFQDPIAYIFKIEKEASQFGICKIVPPVPPSAKKTAIGNFNRSLAARAGVSGSLCPTSEPTFTTRQQQIGFCPRRPLPEPSATRYTTPFGDINVRSPSLTPLSSPERAADEYPSASDQNGGSPSMSSLSSSPEKGLEKNPHASSKVSVVSGQSSPISSPELKFGNNTDGLTKVTAFPDRNDQSPSPLSHCSSSPERESDGSDSKAKSFSPSMSPLRGLENSATSPRISNASDRASIHLDPKMQSLSSSSSSSLSNSPEREFSVDLKQPLSVPPPPPSPHSPPTKQRESGAGETRPDRMADGTAHSRYVKLTKDQAPAEDIKPGELNQLIEVPQLNVHRCHECGQPLPESYQPPGDEPWTTGIFGCAEDRESCLIGLFCPCVLFGRNVESLRDDTPWNRPCICHAVCIEGGMALAALTTIFHDIDPRTSFLICEGLLFSWWMCGVYTGLVRQSLQKKYHLQNSPCDPCLTHCCLHWCALCQEHREMKGRLSDNVVMPMTVVNPPQVQQMKSADDNQDSASPPTNTIQAYLPLFRPTTRRSSDSSTSKSHHSCLPATPSCSFPSIHQHNGSSNLRAARTRSRRF, encoded by the coding sequence ATGTTGGGGCTGACAAAGCAACTGCATCAAAACGAAGGTAAACAATCAAAGCCGCGTGTACCCGCCGCTGTCCATCCACGTGGTGCTGAGCTTGATCGCGCCCGAGTCAAAAGGTCCGACCCAGGACCAGCTGCTCTCGCTCTATCTGTAGCTCCGGAGTACCACCCCACCTGGGCTGAGTTCCAAGATCCGATTGCCTACATTTTCAAGATCGAGAAGGAGGCTTCCCAGTTTGGAATCTGCAAAATCGTGCCGCCGGTGCCGCCTTCCGCGAAGAAGACCGCAATTGGGAACTTCAACCGGTCTCTGGCTGCTCGGGCGGGGGTTTCGGGTTCTTTGTGCCCGACATCTGAGCCCACATTCACTACCCGGCAGCAGCAGATCGGGTTCTGCCCTCGGAGGCCACTGCCGGAGCCCTCAGCCACGCGTTATACGACGCCGTTTGGGGACATCAATGTACGGTCTCCGTCGTTGACTCCACTATCTTCACCGGAGAGAGCTGCTGACGAATACCCATCTGCATCGGACCAAAATGGAGGGTCTCCGTCGATGTCCTCGTTATCTTCGTCGCCGGAGAAAGGATTAGAGAAGAACCCACATGCATCATCGAAAGTTTCGGTGGTTTCGGGTCAGAGTTCTCCTATTTCTTCACCGGAATTAAAATTCGGAAACAACACAGATGGGTTAACAAAAGTTACGGCCTTTCCGGATCGAAATGATCAGTCCCCTTCCCCATTATCACATTGTTCATCGTCACCGGAGAGAGAATCAGACGGTTCTGATTCAAAAGCCAAGTCGTTTTCACCTTCTATGTCACCACTGAGAGGTTTGGAGAACTCAGCTACCTCGCCAAGAATTTCAAATGCTTCGGATCGAGCATCTATTCATTTGGATCCCAAAATGCAGTCtctttcatcatcttcatcgtCTTCGTTGTCAAACTCGCCGGAGAGAGAGTTTAGTGTTGATTTAAAGCAGCCTCTTTCGGTTCCGCCGCCACCGCCTTCACCGCATTCCCCACCAACCAAACAGAGAGAAAGCGGTGCAGGAGAGACCAGACCAGATCGGATGGCGGACGGAACTGCGCACTCGCGGTATGTGAAGCTGACAAAGGATCAAGCGCCGGCCGAGGACATTAAGCCCGGCGAGCTCAATCAGCTCATCGAAGTTCCCCAGTTGAATGTTCACAGGTGTCATGAATGCGGACAGCCTTTACCCGAGAGCTATCAGCCCCCTGGAGATGAGCCTTGGACAACCGGAATTTTTGGCTGTGCTGAAGATAGAGAAAGTTGCTTGATAGGGTTATTTTGTCCATGTGTTCTGTTTGGGCGCAATGTTGAGAGCCTAAGAGACGATACCCCTTGGAACAGACCATGCATTTGTCATGCCGTTTGTATTGAAGGTGGTATGGCTCTGGCAGCATTAACTACAATCTTCCATGACATTGACCCAAGGACTTCATTTCTTATTTGCGAGGGTCTGTTATTTTCTTGGTGGATGTGTGGGGTATATACAGGTCTTGTCCGGCAATCCTTGCAGAAGAAGTATCATCTACAGAACTCGCCGTGTGACCCATGCTTGACACACTGCTGCTTGCACTGGTGCGCCTTGTGCCAAGAGCACAGGGAGATGAAGGGACGCCTCTCGGACAATGTTGTGATGCCAATGACCGTCGTCAACCCACCCCAAGTTCAACAGATGAAGTCTGCTGACGACAACCAGGACTCCGCTTCACCACCGACAAACACCATCCAAGCTTACCTACCGCTCTTCCGCCCTACGACACGTCGCTCAAGCGACTCGAGCACCTCGAAATCGCACCATAGCTGTCTCCCTGCGACTCCAAGCTGCTCCTTTCCTTCTATCCACCAGCACAACGGCAGCAGCAATTTGAGAGCAGCCCGGACGAGAAGCCGCAGATTCTGA